A region from the Hypericibacter adhaerens genome encodes:
- a CDS encoding DMT family transporter, translated as MASTHHSPSAATHPSGSSLAAAHAAERAQHLRGLLSCSLAAIIWSSGGVVVRSVTADAWTIIFWRSFFAFLFLFGLLVIRERGRIVGVLRDAPWASIGMGLCFCTASVCFVVALDYTTVAKLLFLQGISPFIAAIASWLILHEAVRLRTWVAMAGALVGIGIMEIEAFAQGGNPIGDLLGIVIGFAFAGATVILRSNRKVRMIPAACYATIFAGTIAYTQAPTVAISSHDLPYLFFFGFGQLGLGMALYTSGARHIPAALAGLAALLEPALGPIWVWLVFAENPGLYAVIGGVMLIGSLILHGLYDMHAGRRLAPPAV; from the coding sequence ATGGCCTCGACCCACCATAGCCCGAGTGCGGCCACGCACCCAAGCGGCTCCAGCCTGGCTGCGGCCCATGCCGCAGAACGGGCACAGCATCTGCGCGGGCTGCTGTCCTGCTCGCTCGCGGCCATCATCTGGAGCAGCGGCGGCGTGGTGGTGCGCAGCGTCACCGCGGACGCCTGGACGATCATCTTCTGGCGCTCCTTCTTCGCCTTCCTGTTTCTGTTCGGGCTGCTGGTCATCCGCGAGCGCGGCCGCATCGTCGGCGTCTTGCGCGACGCGCCCTGGGCCAGCATCGGCATGGGGCTCTGCTTCTGCACCGCCTCGGTCTGCTTCGTCGTGGCGCTCGATTACACCACGGTGGCGAAGCTGCTCTTCCTCCAGGGCATCTCGCCCTTCATCGCCGCCATCGCCAGCTGGCTGATCCTGCATGAGGCGGTGCGCCTGCGGACCTGGGTCGCCATGGCAGGCGCCCTCGTCGGCATCGGCATCATGGAGATCGAGGCCTTCGCCCAAGGCGGCAACCCGATCGGCGACCTCCTGGGCATCGTCATCGGCTTCGCCTTCGCCGGCGCCACCGTGATCCTGCGCTCGAACCGCAAGGTACGGATGATCCCCGCCGCCTGCTACGCCACGATCTTCGCCGGCACCATCGCCTACACCCAGGCGCCCACGGTCGCGATCTCGAGCCACGACCTGCCCTACCTGTTCTTCTTCGGCTTCGGCCAGCTCGGCCTCGGCATGGCCCTCTACACCTCGGGCGCACGCCATATCCCGGCGGCCCTGGCGGGGCTGGCGGCGCTGCTCGAACCCGCGCTCGGGCCCATCTGGGTCTGGCTCGTCTTCGCGGAGAACCCCGGCCTCTACGCCGTCATCGGCGGCGTCATGCTGATCGGCTCGCTGATCCTGCACGGCCTCTACGACATGCATGCCGGCCGGCGCCTCGCTCCGCCGGCCGTCTGA
- a CDS encoding substrate-binding domain-containing protein, with amino-acid sequence MNPRRVAARVLLAGTFLLAAAMPALAAPSADSLSIAQQRANLALEDLTVWNGPTTGPEAATGKTIAFVASDLKNGGVKGALNGVEEAAEAIGWKLQVFDTASNDEDRKKALLDIAAAHFDGVIFAGFDATPYAPWIDNVAAAGMTVIGWHAAYEPGIVPGTQLFTNVASSAREVALAAASYAVVKSGGAGGFVIFTDSRFSVAQAKTDDMATIVKNCPGCQLLSIEDVRLDRTAEDMPARLENLDRQFGDRWTVNLGINDLYFDAMAALPDARADLVNISAGDGSTSAFLRVGTGLGQTATVAEPLNLQGWQLIDELNRAFHNERPSGYVPRPRLFTSGNLAGAVGEGFFFDPPNGYRQAYRRIWGK; translated from the coding sequence ATGAACCCGCGCCGGGTCGCCGCGCGGGTGCTGCTCGCGGGAACGTTCCTGCTCGCCGCCGCAATGCCGGCACTGGCGGCACCCTCCGCCGACTCCCTGTCGATCGCCCAGCAGCGGGCCAACCTGGCGCTGGAGGATCTCACGGTCTGGAACGGCCCGACGACCGGTCCCGAGGCCGCGACCGGCAAGACGATCGCCTTCGTCGCCTCCGATCTGAAGAATGGCGGCGTCAAGGGCGCCCTCAACGGCGTCGAGGAAGCGGCGGAAGCGATCGGGTGGAAGCTTCAGGTCTTCGACACGGCGAGCAACGACGAAGACCGCAAGAAGGCGCTGCTTGACATCGCCGCGGCGCATTTCGACGGCGTCATTTTTGCCGGCTTCGACGCGACGCCCTACGCGCCCTGGATCGACAACGTCGCCGCCGCCGGCATGACCGTGATCGGCTGGCATGCCGCCTACGAGCCCGGCATCGTGCCCGGCACCCAGCTTTTCACCAACGTGGCCAGCAGCGCGCGCGAAGTGGCGCTGGCGGCGGCCTCCTATGCCGTGGTCAAGAGCGGCGGGGCTGGCGGGTTCGTGATTTTCACGGATTCCCGCTTCTCTGTGGCCCAGGCCAAGACCGACGACATGGCCACGATCGTGAAGAACTGCCCCGGCTGCCAGCTGCTGTCGATCGAGGATGTCCGCCTCGACCGTACCGCCGAGGACATGCCGGCCCGCCTGGAGAACCTGGACCGACAGTTCGGCGATCGCTGGACCGTCAATCTCGGCATCAACGACCTCTATTTCGACGCCATGGCGGCCTTGCCCGACGCGCGGGCCGACCTCGTCAACATCTCGGCCGGCGACGGCTCGACCTCGGCATTCCTGCGGGTCGGCACGGGGCTGGGCCAGACCGCCACCGTCGCGGAGCCGCTCAATCTCCAGGGCTGGCAGTTGATCGACGAACTCAACCGCGCCTTCCACAACGAACGGCCGAGCGGCTACGTTCCGCGCCCGCGCCTCTTCACCAGTGGCAACCTTGCCGGCGCGGTGGGCGAGGGTTTCTTCTTCGATCCGCCCAACGGCTATCGCCAGGCCTATCGCCGGATCTGGGGCAAGTAG
- a CDS encoding HD domain-containing phosphohydrolase codes for MADRPGFRKRTFRLHIYIATLFLALLVAFAAISIATQHYLSRGMMLSSAETLFNRIGQEVKQSIAAIYQPARSAAELLSRSSLIDANTLDKRLVRLPLMAAVLQNHQEVSAVYVGYQNGDFFLLRRFDPHSFLGRALGAPPEAAYLVQSMARDTEGLRDPRFVLYSDDLTQLSSQPVPNYIFDPRTRPWYQAAQGQQRVISTAPYLFYTTREVGATVAQASINGTAVVGVDVTLGALSSFLDTQRPTPSAQIFIFNEKGEVLADTDSDYKLQVDDLGTPRLPKIEDLSHPLLSAISAHASTELNRTRAYNTPDGIWQGIVTGWASDKSSYYIAIAAPQRELLATATRIRNISLWLSVAMLLFAIPITYILSRLASGPLKALIRETRAVQALKFDEPITVRSFIDEIDKLARSMDRMKSTIHRLLSIGSVLGGERKFDRLLSRILSETTAITNARGGLIYLVNDDGKLEPRFAYWDGQDRQIVPTLFDLAQDKDHPLVIAFNEGKCAKRLSVEDLRRWHPHLNADKPLISMAVALRDRQGQVIGVLLVSPEEESLSERTMADRLALVEAISGTAAVAIETQRLIQEQKDLLQSLIELTAGAIDSKSAYTGGHCQRVPVLTELLAEAAQDSEDGAFKDFSLTEEQWEELHIAAWLHDCGKVTSPEYVIDKATKLETIYDRLHEVRMRFEVIKREAEVACWKSIAEGADRTAALAELDKLWATLDEEFAFLARSNVGGEFMAPPDIERVRKIAERRWTRTLDDRIGVSYDEAERKSRQQAAPLPVSEPLLADKPEHIILRPDREKIAADNPWGFKVKVPEYLYNRGEIYNLTIQRGTLTEEERYKINEHMIETIRMLTRLPLPRHLRNAPEIAGGHHEKMDGTGYPKRLKRDEMSVPARMMAIADIFEALTAGDRPYKKAKTLSESLAIMAKMRDTNHIDPDLFDLFLASGVYRRYSEQYLSPAQIDAVDIEPLRRRASA; via the coding sequence ATGGCCGACCGGCCGGGTTTCCGCAAACGCACGTTCCGTCTGCACATCTATATCGCGACCCTGTTCCTGGCCCTGCTGGTCGCCTTCGCGGCGATCTCCATCGCGACCCAGCATTATCTCAGCCGCGGCATGATGCTCTCCTCGGCCGAAACCCTCTTCAATCGGATCGGCCAGGAAGTCAAACAATCGATCGCGGCGATCTATCAGCCGGCGCGAAGCGCCGCCGAGCTGCTGTCGCGCAGCTCGCTCATCGATGCCAACACGCTCGACAAGCGGCTGGTGCGGCTGCCGCTGATGGCGGCGGTGCTGCAGAACCATCAGGAAGTGTCGGCCGTCTATGTCGGCTACCAGAACGGCGACTTCTTCCTGCTGCGGCGCTTCGATCCCCATTCCTTCCTCGGCCGTGCGCTGGGCGCGCCGCCGGAGGCCGCCTATCTGGTGCAGAGCATGGCGCGCGACACGGAAGGCCTGCGCGATCCGCGCTTCGTGCTCTATTCGGACGACCTGACCCAGCTCTCCAGCCAGCCGGTGCCGAATTATATCTTCGACCCGCGCACGCGTCCCTGGTACCAGGCCGCGCAGGGCCAGCAGCGCGTGATCTCGACGGCACCTTACCTTTTCTATACCACCCGCGAAGTCGGCGCGACGGTGGCGCAAGCCTCCATCAACGGGACCGCCGTGGTCGGCGTCGACGTGACGCTGGGCGCCCTGTCGAGCTTCCTGGACACGCAGCGCCCGACGCCGTCGGCGCAGATCTTCATCTTCAACGAGAAGGGCGAGGTCCTGGCGGACACGGATTCCGATTACAAGCTCCAGGTCGACGATCTGGGAACGCCGCGACTGCCCAAGATCGAGGACCTCAGCCATCCGCTGCTGAGCGCAATTTCGGCGCACGCCTCCACCGAGCTCAATCGCACGCGCGCCTACAACACGCCCGACGGAATCTGGCAGGGCATCGTCACGGGCTGGGCGTCCGACAAGAGCTCCTACTACATCGCGATCGCGGCACCCCAGCGCGAGCTGCTCGCGACCGCCACCCGCATCCGCAATATCAGCCTCTGGCTTTCCGTCGCCATGCTGCTGTTCGCCATCCCGATCACCTACATCCTGTCTCGGCTGGCGTCCGGCCCGCTCAAGGCGCTGATCCGCGAGACGCGGGCGGTCCAGGCGCTCAAGTTCGACGAGCCGATCACGGTCCGCTCCTTCATCGACGAGATCGACAAGCTGGCCCGGTCGATGGACCGGATGAAGAGCACCATCCATCGCCTGCTGTCGATCGGCTCGGTCCTGGGCGGCGAGCGGAAGTTCGACCGGCTGCTGAGCCGGATCCTGTCCGAGACCACCGCCATCACCAACGCGCGCGGCGGCCTCATCTATCTGGTGAATGACGATGGCAAGCTGGAACCCCGCTTCGCCTATTGGGACGGACAGGACCGGCAGATCGTGCCGACCCTCTTCGATCTCGCGCAGGACAAGGATCATCCCCTCGTCATCGCCTTCAACGAGGGCAAATGCGCCAAGAGGTTGAGCGTCGAGGATCTGCGCCGCTGGCATCCCCATCTCAATGCCGACAAGCCGCTGATCTCCATGGCCGTGGCCTTGCGCGACCGGCAGGGCCAGGTGATCGGGGTGCTCCTGGTCTCGCCCGAGGAAGAGAGCTTGAGCGAACGCACCATGGCGGACCGGCTGGCGCTGGTCGAGGCGATCTCTGGCACCGCCGCCGTGGCGATCGAGACGCAGCGCCTGATCCAGGAGCAGAAGGACCTGCTGCAGAGCCTGATCGAGCTGACCGCCGGCGCCATCGACTCCAAGAGCGCCTATACCGGCGGCCATTGCCAGCGCGTGCCGGTGCTGACCGAGCTCCTGGCCGAAGCGGCCCAGGACAGCGAGGACGGCGCCTTCAAGGACTTCTCCCTGACCGAGGAGCAGTGGGAAGAGCTGCATATCGCCGCCTGGCTCCACGATTGCGGCAAGGTGACCTCGCCCGAATACGTCATCGACAAGGCGACCAAGCTCGAGACGATCTATGACCGGCTGCACGAGGTCCGGATGCGCTTCGAGGTGATCAAGCGCGAAGCCGAGGTGGCCTGCTGGAAATCGATCGCCGAGGGCGCCGACCGGACGGCCGCCCTCGCCGAGCTGGACAAGCTCTGGGCGACCCTGGACGAGGAATTCGCCTTCCTTGCCAGGAGCAATGTCGGCGGCGAATTCATGGCGCCGCCCGATATCGAGCGCGTGAGGAAGATCGCCGAGCGGCGCTGGACCCGCACCCTCGACGACCGGATCGGCGTCTCTTACGACGAGGCCGAACGCAAGTCGCGCCAGCAGGCGGCCCCGCTTCCCGTCAGCGAGCCGCTGCTCGCCGACAAGCCCGAGCACATCATCCTGCGGCCCGACCGCGAGAAGATCGCCGCCGACAATCCCTGGGGCTTCAAGGTCAAGGTGCCGGAATATCTCTATAACCGCGGCGAGATCTACAACCTGACGATCCAGCGCGGTACGCTCACCGAGGAGGAGCGCTACAAGATCAACGAGCACATGATCGAGACGATCCGGATGCTGACGCGGCTGCCGCTGCCGCGCCATCTGCGCAATGCGCCCGAGATCGCCGGCGGCCATCACGAGAAGATGGATGGTACCGGCTATCCCAAGCGGCTCAAGCGCGACGAGATGAGCGTACCGGCGCGCATGATGGCCATCGCCGACATCTTCGAGGCGCTGACCGCGGGCGACCGCCCCTACAAGAAGGCCAAGACGCTGTCGGAATCGCTCGCCATCATGGCGAAGATGCGCGATACCAACCATATCGATCCCGATCTCTTCGATCTGTTCCTCGCCTCGGGCGTCTATCGCCGCTATTCGGAGCAATATTTGTCGCCGGCGCAGATCGATGCGGTCGACATCGAGCCGCTGCGGCGGAGGGCCAGCGCATGA
- a CDS encoding fatty acid desaturase family protein, whose translation MAADVEAGSTVRLEAEIARRHTPEFAWPTLVLGAGLFLVFLTATALALAGALPIGLAAAINTAFIYALYTVVHEAVHSSISARRKDRRWVDMPVGIVACVPLWLFFHHHRKSHRVHHARTNKDDDPDIYARGSFLGWCFWRLPRTLLAYFNPFQLWRECGRFGLTARERRITMASFAAYAALVIGLVAAGYGYELVMLWFVPWWIGQSVMLTLFTWTPHHDHGETGRYRNTRVSIWPGGNALLLGQGYHLIHHLIPSVPWYRYESTFRDMRPLLERQGARIEGFWPRANPASAPQG comes from the coding sequence ATGGCGGCAGATGTGGAGGCCGGATCGACGGTTCGGCTCGAAGCGGAAATCGCCCGGCGGCACACGCCGGAGTTCGCCTGGCCGACGCTTGTGCTCGGCGCTGGCCTTTTCCTCGTCTTCCTGACCGCAACCGCGCTGGCTCTCGCGGGCGCGCTGCCGATCGGGCTCGCCGCCGCGATCAACACGGCCTTCATCTACGCGCTCTACACGGTGGTGCATGAGGCGGTTCATTCGAGCATCAGCGCCCGCCGGAAGGACCGGCGCTGGGTGGATATGCCGGTGGGGATCGTCGCCTGCGTCCCGCTCTGGCTCTTCTTTCATCACCATCGGAAATCCCATCGCGTGCATCATGCGCGCACCAACAAGGACGACGATCCGGACATCTATGCGCGCGGGAGCTTTCTGGGCTGGTGTTTCTGGCGCCTGCCGCGGACGCTGCTCGCCTACTTCAATCCGTTTCAGCTATGGCGCGAATGCGGGCGCTTCGGTCTGACGGCCCGGGAGCGGCGCATCACCATGGCGAGCTTCGCCGCTTACGCCGCCCTCGTGATCGGCCTCGTCGCCGCAGGCTACGGCTACGAGCTCGTCATGCTCTGGTTCGTTCCCTGGTGGATCGGCCAGTCGGTCATGTTGACGCTCTTCACCTGGACGCCCCATCACGACCATGGCGAGACGGGACGCTATCGCAATACCCGGGTCTCGATCTGGCCGGGCGGGAACGCATTGTTGCTGGGTCAGGGCTATCACCTGATCCATCACTTGATCCCGAGCGTTCCCTGGTACCGCTATGAGAGCACCTTCCGCGACATGCGGCCGCTGCTGGAGCGCCAGGGCGCGCGCATCGAAGGCTTCTGGCCGCGGGCGAACCCGGCTTCCGCGCCGCAGGGCTAG
- a CDS encoding YheT family hydrolase, with translation MIDPRFPRFVARPPWIGGDLQTVRNYLRRVEVPLDDYPEERIEFPLADGDRLVAALHRPATDNGRPLAILIHGLSGSQDSIYLRRSARHLLQAGFPVLRFNLRGAGPSGPFCRLSYHAGRSEDLHAALMQLDGRLAGRGLLAVGYSMGGNLLLKYLGEQGRRALFLGAVSVSAPVLPKEAQLRIMRRRNAAYHRHLLEAVKQDFGRPTSAIPESLRALMPAIRTIYEFDDRVVAPVNGFADAEDYYARTASFPLLDKIKVPTLVIHARNDPWIPAAPYLQFDWKRNPKLLPLLPRGGGHVGFHALGHAAPWHDRCTVSFFEGLLRRGR, from the coding sequence GTGATCGATCCCCGCTTTCCGCGGTTCGTCGCGCGGCCGCCCTGGATCGGCGGCGATCTGCAGACGGTCCGGAACTATCTGCGCCGGGTCGAGGTGCCGCTGGACGACTATCCCGAGGAGCGGATCGAGTTTCCGCTGGCCGATGGCGACCGGCTGGTCGCCGCGCTGCATCGCCCGGCCACGGACAACGGCCGGCCGCTCGCGATCCTGATCCACGGGCTCTCGGGCTCGCAGGACAGCATCTACTTGCGCCGGTCGGCGCGCCATCTGCTGCAGGCCGGGTTTCCCGTGCTGCGCTTCAACCTGCGCGGTGCCGGGCCCTCGGGACCGTTCTGCCGCCTCAGCTACCATGCCGGGCGATCGGAGGACCTGCATGCGGCGCTGATGCAGCTCGACGGCCGTCTCGCGGGGCGGGGCCTGCTCGCGGTGGGCTACTCGATGGGCGGCAACCTGCTGCTCAAATATCTGGGCGAGCAGGGACGGCGCGCGCTCTTCCTCGGCGCCGTCAGCGTCTCGGCGCCGGTCCTGCCGAAGGAGGCGCAGCTGCGTATCATGCGGCGGCGCAACGCCGCCTATCACCGCCATCTGCTGGAGGCGGTGAAGCAGGATTTCGGCCGCCCGACCTCGGCGATCCCGGAGAGCTTGCGGGCGCTCATGCCGGCGATCCGCACCATCTACGAGTTCGACGATCGCGTGGTGGCGCCCGTCAACGGCTTCGCCGACGCGGAGGACTACTATGCGCGCACCGCCTCCTTTCCGCTGCTCGACAAGATCAAGGTGCCCACGCTCGTGATCCATGCGCGCAACGATCCCTGGATCCCGGCGGCGCCCTACCTGCAGTTCGACTGGAAGCGCAACCCGAAGCTCCTGCCGTTGCTGCCGCGCGGCGGCGGCCATGTCGGATTCCATGCGCTGGGCCACGCCGCGCCCTGGCACGACCGCTGCACGGTCAGCTTCTTCGAGGGGCTGCTGCGGAGAGGGCGCTAG
- the betI gene encoding transcriptional regulator BetI, with protein MKTSIEKIRRQDLVRAAYRTFLEHGLNGMTMARIGERAGMSHGIVNYYFKSKDELLDAVVRHANCLIMQDVAARLRRSQTPRERLSAIIEGNFRAELFDRETANAWTSFYAAVPARHEFERLQSAVYRRLRSNLLYDLTRLVDRPRAEEIALGVSVWIDGLWLRRAMDREGLSAEQAIQAVNRYIDQCLAAGAPDARKASTKKKQKTPGR; from the coding sequence TTGAAAACGAGCATCGAGAAGATTCGCCGGCAGGATCTGGTCCGCGCGGCCTACCGCACTTTTCTCGAGCATGGCTTGAACGGCATGACGATGGCCCGGATCGGCGAGCGCGCCGGCATGTCCCACGGCATCGTCAATTACTACTTCAAGAGCAAGGACGAGCTTCTCGACGCGGTCGTGCGCCATGCCAATTGCCTGATCATGCAGGACGTGGCCGCGCGCCTGCGCCGCTCGCAGACGCCGCGCGAGCGGCTGTCGGCGATCATCGAAGGCAATTTCCGCGCCGAGCTGTTCGATCGGGAGACGGCGAACGCCTGGACCTCGTTCTATGCGGCCGTGCCGGCGCGGCACGAGTTCGAGCGGCTGCAGAGCGCTGTCTATCGCCGGCTTCGCAGCAATCTTCTCTACGATCTGACGCGGCTCGTGGACCGTCCCCGGGCCGAGGAGATCGCCCTGGGGGTCAGCGTCTGGATCGACGGGCTTTGGCTGCGGCGCGCCATGGATCGCGAGGGGCTGAGCGCGGAGCAGGCGATCCAGGCGGTGAATCGCTATATCGACCAATGCCTGGCTGCGGGCGCCCCCGACGCGCGCAAAGCCTCCACGAAGAAGAAGCAGAAAACCCCAGGGCGGTGA
- a CDS encoding alpha/beta hydrolase: MSSSAKAATDVSTDPHLDPQVRSFLTELNKDSSPFWELPGPQVRATLTGLQAKTPVDISGISVAEKTILQDGRSVKLYIVKPDGVKGTPPVILFIHGGVWLAGNFENHKRLVRDLAVGSEAAVVFVEYTPIPDAVFPTQLEESYAAAKWVAAHGAEIGVDGSRMAVAGNSVGGDMSAALTLMAKDRGGPAIRYQVLFIPATDTDFDTDSYRDFGTGRFLARAFMQYGWNIYAPDAATRRNPYAAPLQASLEQLKGLPPALVITAENDPLRDEGEAYARKLKEAGVEVAAVRYNGTIHDFVLLNALRHVPSTEEAIEQANEGFRQHLKP; encoded by the coding sequence ATGTCTTCATCCGCCAAAGCCGCCACCGACGTCTCGACCGATCCGCATCTCGATCCGCAGGTTCGGTCCTTCCTCACCGAGCTCAACAAGGACAGCAGCCCGTTCTGGGAGCTGCCCGGCCCCCAGGTCCGCGCGACGCTGACCGGCCTTCAGGCGAAGACGCCTGTCGACATCTCCGGCATTTCCGTCGCGGAGAAGACCATCCTCCAGGACGGCCGCAGCGTGAAGCTCTATATCGTCAAGCCCGACGGCGTGAAAGGAACCCCGCCGGTCATCCTGTTCATTCATGGCGGCGTCTGGCTCGCCGGCAATTTCGAGAACCACAAGCGGCTCGTCCGCGACCTCGCGGTCGGCTCGGAGGCCGCCGTCGTGTTCGTCGAATACACGCCCATCCCCGACGCGGTCTTCCCGACCCAGCTGGAGGAGAGCTACGCCGCCGCCAAATGGGTTGCCGCGCATGGCGCCGAGATCGGCGTCGACGGCAGCCGCATGGCGGTCGCCGGCAACTCGGTGGGCGGCGACATGTCGGCCGCCCTCACCCTGATGGCCAAGGACCGCGGCGGGCCGGCGATCCGCTATCAGGTTCTGTTCATTCCCGCGACGGATACCGATTTCGACACGGACTCCTACCGCGATTTCGGCACCGGCCGCTTCCTGGCCCGCGCCTTCATGCAGTACGGCTGGAACATCTACGCGCCCGATGCCGCCACGCGCCGCAATCCCTATGCGGCACCGCTGCAAGCCAGCCTCGAGCAGCTGAAGGGCCTGCCGCCGGCCCTCGTGATCACGGCGGAGAACGATCCGCTGCGCGACGAGGGCGAAGCCTATGCCCGCAAGCTCAAGGAGGCCGGCGTCGAGGTGGCGGCCGTGCGTTACAACGGCACGATCCATGATTTCGTGCTGCTGAATGCGCTTCGCCACGTCCCCTCGACCGAGGAAGCGATCGAACAGGCCAATGAGGGCTTCCGCCAGCACCTCAAGCCCTGA
- a CDS encoding alpha/beta fold hydrolase, translating to MQSKRVLCLNPYGFHGMHYTEWGDRSADRVAVCVHGLTRNARDFDPLAAALSGRRRVACPDIVGRGESEWLPVAAAYSYPQYCADMTVLLGRLETASVDWIGTSMGGLIGLMMAAHPNTPVRRLVLNDVGPFIAKAALQRIATYVGQRPRFASLAALEAYLRQVYAPFGKLTDEDWRQMAEHSQRPAPDGGFLLHHDPKIAENAQAGANQDVDLWALWDKVTCPVLLIRGAQSDLLSKETAVEMTQRGPRARLIEIEEAGHAPALRSADQIALIRDFLEAA from the coding sequence ATGCAGTCAAAGCGCGTTCTGTGCCTGAACCCCTACGGTTTCCACGGCATGCATTATACGGAATGGGGAGACCGTTCCGCCGATCGGGTCGCCGTCTGCGTCCATGGGCTGACACGCAACGCCCGGGATTTCGATCCGCTGGCGGCGGCCTTGAGCGGGCGCCGGCGGGTGGCCTGCCCCGACATCGTCGGCCGCGGCGAAAGCGAGTGGCTCCCCGTCGCCGCCGCCTACAGCTATCCGCAATACTGTGCCGACATGACCGTGCTGCTGGGCCGGCTCGAAACCGCCTCGGTCGACTGGATCGGCACCTCGATGGGCGGGCTGATCGGCCTGATGATGGCGGCCCATCCCAACACGCCGGTGCGCCGGCTGGTGCTGAACGATGTCGGGCCCTTCATCGCCAAGGCGGCGCTGCAGCGGATCGCCACCTATGTCGGGCAGCGGCCGCGCTTCGCTTCGTTGGCGGCGCTCGAGGCCTATCTGCGGCAGGTCTATGCCCCCTTCGGCAAGCTCACCGACGAGGATTGGCGCCAGATGGCCGAGCACAGCCAGCGCCCGGCGCCCGATGGCGGCTTCCTGCTGCATCACGATCCGAAGATCGCCGAGAACGCGCAGGCCGGCGCCAACCAGGATGTCGATCTCTGGGCGCTGTGGGACAAGGTGACATGTCCCGTGCTGCTGATCCGCGGTGCCCAGTCCGACCTGCTCTCCAAGGAGACGGCCGTGGAGATGACGCAGCGCGGCCCGCGCGCGCGGCTTATCGAGATCGAGGAGGCGGGCCATGCGCCGGCCCTGCGGTCGGCCGACCAGATCGCCCTGATCCGGGACTTCCTGGAGGCTGCATGA
- a CDS encoding DMT family transporter, giving the protein MTGPAHNPGLARGRTMIFGAALLWSMAGILTRLVETDSWTLTFWRSSIGGLFLLAAVAVQGRGLLARFRALSPVGWFLGIWMGIETVCFILAFTHTTIAKALIIIAINPLLAAFAGWLVLRERIAGHTVLALVATFGGVAYMVWGQFGGGSGFGDLMALTVAGMFAVVIVTIRRFGDIDLLPAMVVAGATGALLVLPWAHPFSVSLADAGYLALFGCGEFGLSLVLFTAGARLVPTVEVALLGLVESALAPLWVWFAVGEEPGERALIGGAVVLIALLLYTLVDWRRARLVPPLP; this is encoded by the coding sequence ATGACCGGCCCCGCGCACAACCCGGGCCTTGCCCGCGGCCGCACCATGATCTTCGGCGCCGCCCTCCTGTGGAGCATGGCGGGGATCCTCACCCGGCTGGTCGAGACCGATTCCTGGACCCTGACCTTCTGGCGGTCGTCCATCGGCGGCCTGTTCCTGCTGGCGGCGGTCGCCGTCCAGGGCCGCGGCCTCCTCGCCCGGTTCCGGGCCTTGAGCCCGGTCGGCTGGTTCCTCGGGATCTGGATGGGGATCGAGACGGTCTGCTTCATCCTCGCCTTCACCCACACCACCATCGCCAAGGCCCTCATCATCATCGCCATCAACCCGCTGCTGGCGGCATTCGCGGGCTGGCTGGTGCTGCGGGAGCGGATCGCCGGCCACACCGTCCTGGCATTGGTCGCCACCTTCGGCGGCGTGGCCTACATGGTCTGGGGCCAGTTCGGCGGCGGCAGCGGGTTCGGCGACCTGATGGCGCTCACGGTCGCCGGCATGTTCGCCGTGGTGATCGTCACCATCCGCCGGTTCGGCGATATCGACCTGCTGCCGGCCATGGTGGTGGCCGGGGCGACGGGCGCCCTCCTCGTCCTGCCCTGGGCGCATCCCTTCTCGGTTTCCCTGGCCGACGCCGGCTATCTGGCGCTCTTCGGCTGCGGCGAGTTCGGGCTCAGCCTGGTCCTGTTCACGGCCGGCGCCCGGCTGGTGCCGACGGTCGAGGTGGCGCTGCTGGGGCTGGTGGAATCCGCCCTGGCGCCCCTCTGGGTCTGGTTCGCCGTGGGCGAGGAGCCGGGCGAGCGGGCGCTGATCGGCGGCGCGGTCGTGCTGATCGCGCTGCTGCTCTACACGCTGGTCGACTGGCGACGGGCCCGCCTGGTGCCGCCGCTGCCCTGA